The Setaria italica strain Yugu1 chromosome IX, Setaria_italica_v2.0, whole genome shotgun sequence genome has a window encoding:
- the LOC101765281 gene encoding BTB/POZ and MATH domain-containing protein 2: MGGAMQENYLCTIAEKLPSNPFPPPAATMSAEPAFTTSAIVASTASASHVLKIDGYSRTKGLAVGVHLRSCSFHVGGHSWHLAYLPNGDCVERSDYISIYLVLDGTAPGTAGGGPVLAQFSISLLDRAGKPAPTYTRTGTTNQFSAPGAHWGFPGFIRREVLEKSRHLNLKDDSFCVRCDVTVVTEFRAEDAATIAAEAAAVPVFVGVPPSDLSRHLGHLLLNEQGADVRFRVDGEDFPAHRCVLAVRSPVFQAELFGTMKEASSEAPCVEIHDMRADVFKNLLHFMYTDSLPEPEEPHDEEALMAQHLLVAADRYDMERLKLICEDTLCRHIEVSNAATTLALAEQHRCQGLKDACFQFLKTPGALNAVMATEDFDHLAVSCPSLIKELMSKLAAR; this comes from the exons ATGGGTGGCGCGATGCAGGAGAACTACCTGTGCACAATTGCCG AGAAGCTCCCTTCCAATCCATTCCCACCGCCAGCCGCTACAATGTCGGCGGAGCCGGCGTTCACCACGTCCGCCATCGTCGCCAGCACGGCGTCCGCCTCTCACGTGCTCAAGATCGACGGCTACTCGCGCACCAAgggcctcgccgtcggcgtccACCTCCGGTCCTGCTCCTTCCACGTGGGCGGCCACTCCTGGCACCTCGCCTACCTCCCCAACGGCGACTGCGTCGAGCGCTCCGACTACATCTCCATATACCTGGTCCTCGACGGCACCGCCCccggcaccgccggcggcggccccgtgCTGGCGCAGTTCTCCATCAGCCTACTCGATCGCGCCGGCAAGCCGGCGCCAACCTACACCAGGACTGGCACGACGAACCAGTTCAGCGCCCCCGGCGCGCACTGGGGCTTCCCCGGCTTCATCCGGAGGGAGGTGCTCGAGAAGTCGAGGCACCTCAACCTCAAGGATGACAGCTTCTGCGTCCGCTGCGACGTCACCGTCGTCACCGAGTTCCGCGCCGAGGacgccgccaccatcgccgccgaagccgccgccgtccccgtgtTCGTCGGGGTGCCGCCGTCGGACCTATCGCGGCACCTCGGGCACCTCCTGCTCAACGAGCAGGGCGCCGATGTGCGCTTCCGCGTTGACGGCGAGGACTTCCCCGCGCACCGGTGCGTGCTCGCGGTGCGCTCACCGGTGTTCCAGGCCGAGCTCTTCGGCACCATGAAGGAAGCCTCCTCCGAGGCGCCATGCGTGGAGATACATGACATGAGGGCTGATGTGTTCAAGAACCTGCTGCACTTCATGTACACCGACTCGCTGCCGGAGCCTGAAGAGCCGCACGATGAGGAAGCCCTGATGGCTCAGCACCTACTCGTGGCTGCAGACAGGTATGACATGGAGAGGCTCAAGTTGATCTGCGAGGACACTTTGTGCAGGCACATCGAGGTGAGCAATGCAGCAACCACTCTGGCGCTTGCTGAACAGCACCGTTGCCAGGGGCTCAAGGACGCTTGCTTCCAGTTCCTCAAGACTCCTGGGGCACTAAACGCTGTCATGGCAACTGAAGACTTTGACCATCTCGCCGTCAGCTGCCCGTCCCTCATCAAGGAATTGATGTCTAAGCTTGCTGCCCGTTGA
- the LOC101755675 gene encoding BTB/POZ and MATH domain-containing protein 2 — protein sequence MSVSASSVGSTGGPPQPSSRSFITAAAATGKHQLKIDSYSLTTAVPRGAHIKSSNFQAAGFSWYINYFPNGRGRLLSRARGHVSLQLVLDGAAPAGAVKAQFTLSLLNQSGQPAEDTVRKSPVHKLAGGWWFYRFIKKEDLERSHRGLLRDDSFTLQCEVVVLDRFRAVKTAPFVEVPPPDLHRHLGDLLLTGEASDVTLQAGGVRFNAHRCVLAARSPVFKAELLGSMKEGTTNCAIHIEDMEPRVFKAVLHFVYTDTVPEVDKKEEAAMSQHLLEAADRFNLQRLRLLCEDKLCGCIDTSSVVTTLVLAEQHSCQGLKEKCFEFLKSTGLNAVMTTDGFNHLVSSCPTVLEELMSKLSLQ from the coding sequence ATGTCGGTCTCGGCCTCCTCCGTCGGAAGCACCGGCGGGCCCCCGCAGCCTTCCTCCCGCTCCTtcatcaccgccgccgcggccaccgggAAGCACCAGCTCAAGATCGACAGCTACTCCCTCACCACCGCCGTGCCCCGCGGCGCCCACATCAAGTCCTCCAATTTCCAGGCGGCGGGCTTCAGCTGGTACATCAACTACTTCCCCaacggccgcggccgcctgcTCAGCCGCGCCCGCGGCCACGTCTCGCTCCAGCTCGTCCtcgacggcgccgcccccgccggcgccgtcaaGGCGCAGTTCACGCTCTCCCTGCTCAACCAATCCGGCCAGCCGGCCGAGGACACCGTGCGCAAGAGCCCCGTGCACAAGCTCGCCGGAGGGTGGTGGTTCTACAGGTTCATCAAGAAGGAGGACCTGGAGCGCTCCCACCGTGGGCTCCTCAGGGATGACAGCTTCACGCTCCAGTGCGAGGTCGTCGTCCTCGACAGGTTCCGCGCGGTGAAGACTGCCCCTTTCGtggaggtgccgccgcccgaccTGCACCGACACCTCGGGGACCTGCTCTTGACCGGGGAGGCCTCGGACGTCACGCTCCAGGCCGGCGGGGTGAGGTTCAATGCCCACAGGTGCGTGCTCGCGGCACGGTCTCCGGTCTTCAAGGCGGAGCTCCTCGGTTCCATGAAGGAGGGTACCACCAACTGCGCCATACACATCGAGGACATGGAGCCACGGGTTTTCAAGGCCGTGCTGCACTTCGTGTACACCGACACGGTGCCGGAGgtggacaagaaggaagaagCCGCCATGTCGCAGCATCTGCTTGAAGCGGCGGACAGGTTCAACCTCCAGAGGCTGAGGCTCTTGTGTGAAGACAAGCTGTGTGGGTGCATTGACACAAGCTCGGTGGTGACCACACTCGTGCTGGCTGAGCAGCACAGTTGTCAGGGGCTCAAGGAGAAATGCTTTGAGTTCCTCAAGTCAACTGGTCTGAATGCGGTCATGACAACCGATGGCTTCAACCATCTGGTAAGTAGCTGCCCAACCGTGCTGGAGGAGCTCATGTCCAAGCTCAGTCTCCAGTGA
- the LOC101766104 gene encoding BTB/POZ and MATH domain-containing protein 1 — protein MASDDRHRSVSASAIVAGAASGYHELTIKGYSRTKSALPNGKHILSRPFRVAGHTWAIRYFPNGDRPESADHISLYLFLKDPVADGVMVQFEFSFIDQVEKQKPSYIANRTARRFFVPATSNNGVWGYKEFIKSATLEQSGRIKDDCLTVRFDIIVPKELTTEDALVPGAPFVVVPPADWPQHFRGLLLGGKGADVTFLVLGETFAGHRCVLAARSPVFDALLFGPMKEGTATESCIRIDDMLPQVFQSLLHFIYTDSLPEVKGQDEDSATMAQHLLEAADRYDLQRLKLICEDKLCKHIYVTTVATTLALAEQHHCQELKEACFEFLKSRGTLDDVMATNGFQHLAKSSPSALFQLMSKLAKR, from the coding sequence ATGGCCAGCGACGACAGGCACCGCTcggtctccgcctccgccatcgtcgccggcgccgcgagcGGCTACCACGAGCTCACGATCAAGGGCTACTCGCGCACCAAGTCCGCCCTACCCAACGGCAAGCACATCTTGTCTCGACCCTTTCGCGTCGCCGGGCACACCTGGGCTATCAGGTACTTCCCCAACGGCGACCGCCCGGAGAGTGCCGATCACATCTCTCTCTACCTCTTCCTCAAGGATCccgtcgccgacggcgtcaTGGTGCAGTTCGAATTCAGCTTCATCGACCAGGTCGAGAAGCAAAAGCCATCCTACATCGCCAATCGCACCGCGCGGAGGTTCTTTGTCCCAGCCACCAGTAACAATGGGGTGTGGGGATACAAGGAATTCATCAAGAGCGCGACCCTGGAACAATCGGGTCGTATCAAGGACGACTGCCTCACGGTCAGGTTCGACATTATCGTCCCCAAAGAGCTAACCACGGAGGACGCCCTGGTTCCTGGCGCCCCCTTCGTGGTGGTACCGCCAGCTGACTGGCCGCAGCACTTCCgtggcctcctcctcggcggaaAGGGTGCCGATGTGACGTTTCTTGTCCTGGGAGAGACGTTTGCCGGGCACCGGTGCGTGCTCGCTGCGCGCTCGCCGGTCTTTGATGCACTGCTCTTCGGCCCCATGAAAGAAGGCACCGCCACGGAGAGCTGCATACGGATTGATGATATGCTGCCTCAGGTGTTCCAGAGCTTGCTGCATTTCATTTACACCGACTCGTTGCCAGAGGTGAAAGGGCAAGACGAGGACAGTGCTACGATGGCTCAGCATTTGCTAGAAGCTGCAGACAGGTATGACTTGCAGAGGCTCAAGCTGATCTGTGAGGACAAGCTATGCAAGCACATTTACGTGACAACGGTAGCGACCACACTGGCGTTGGCTGAGCAACACCACTGCCAAGAGCTTAAGGAGGCATGCTTTGAGTTTCTCAAGTCTCGGGGAACGCTGGATGATGTCATGGCAACCAATGGATTCCAGCATCTGGCGAAAAGCTCTCCTTCTGCTCTGTTTCAGTTGATGTCCAAGCTTGCCAAGCGTTGA